TCGCCGGTATCGGCGACGAGGCTCGCCTGCAACCGGACGCCGAGGTCGGCGAGGCGCCGGTGGACCGCGGCCACGGCGAGCAGCGCCGGCAGCACGGCCTCGTGCGGCTTCAGCTCGCGATCGCTGAGCACGATGAGCGCGGCGCCGCTGCGCACGGCCTCGACGGCGGCGTCCTCGAGCAGGGCGAGCGCGGCCGCGAGGCCGGTCGCGCCCTCGCTCGCCTCGAAGCCGGTCGTGAGCGTCACGCCGGTCAGCCGCGGCGCGCGCCGCAGCCGCTCGAGGTCGTCGGGCACGAGCACCGGCGAGTCGAGCGAGACGAGCCGGAAGGCGTGCGGCCCCTCCTCGAGCAGGTGGCCGCGCCGGCCCACCCACGTCGCGAGCGACATCATGGCCCGCTCGCGCAGCGAGTCGACGGGCGGGTTGGTGACCTGCGCGAAGCGCTGCCTGAAGTAATCGGAGAGCAGGCGGGGACGCGTGCCGAGCGCCGCGGGCGGCGTGTCGTCGCCCATCGATCCCACGGCCTCCTTCGCGTCGACCGCGAGGCTCCGGACGATCACGTCGAGCTCCTCCCGATCGCAGCCGAATCGCCGCAACGACGCGCGCCACTCGCCCTCGTCTGGCAGGTCGCCCGCAGCCGCATCGAGCGTGAGGGCGGGCGGGACATCGGCGAGCCGGACCACGGCACGATCGAGCCAGCGGCGGTAGGGCCGCGCGAGCGCCAGCGCCCGACGCACGGCCCCACCCTGGCGCACCAGGCCCCTCGCCGTATCCACGAGCAGCACGTCGCCAGGGCCGAGACGGCCGCGCTCGACCACCTCGCGGTCGTCGACGTCGAAGAGGCCCGCCTCGGAGCCGGCGAACACCTGGCCGCCCTCGAGGCGCAGGAACCGCATGGGACGGAAGCCGTGGCGATCGAGTGAGACGCCCGCGACGACGCCGTCGGCGAAGGCGAGGGCCGCGGGGCCATCCCAGGGCTCGGTGGCCCCGGCCTGGAACTCGTAGAACGCGCGCACCTCGTCTGGCATCTGGGCGTCGTGCTCCCACGCCGGCGGCACGAGGCGCGCGACGGCGTGCGCAACGCTCAGGCCCGACGCGACGAGCAGGCCGAGCATGTCGTCGAGGCTCTCCGAGTCGCTCCCATCGCCCGTGACGAGCGGGCCGAACGCGAGCTCGTCCCAGCCGGGCAGCACGGCGCGGTCGCGCTGCCGGGCGCGCATCCACGCGCGGTTGCTCGCGATGGTGTTGATCTCGCCGTTGTGCGCGAGCAGCCGGAACGGCTGGGCCAGCGCCCAGCGCGGCGACGTGTTCGTGCTGAAGCGCTGGTGCGCGACGACCATCGACGAGACCAGCGCGCGGTCGGAGAGATCGACGAAGTACCGCGGCAGGTCGACTGGCGCGACGAGCCCCTTGTAGACGACCGTGCGGGTCGACAACGAGACGACCGAGAGGCCGGGGATGTGCCGCCGCGCGGCCTCGGCCCTGATCCGCAGCCGCGCGCCGAGCAGTCGGCGCGCCGCGTCGGCCGGCGTGGCACCGCGCGGCCGCAGGATCGCGTGCCGGACGAGCGGCGCGGCCGCCACGACGCGCGGGTCGACCGCCCCGGACTCGATCGGCACGTCGCGCCACGCGGCGACCTGCCAGCCCGTCTCGGTGAACGCCCGCTCGACGAGCCGGCGCGACTCGTCTTCGGCGGCGGGATCGAAGAAAAAGGCGCCGAGCGCCCGCGGCCGATCGAGCCGCGCCACCTGGGGCCGCTCGCGCTCGAGAAGCGCCCAGGGAACCTGCGTGAGCACGCCCGCGCCATCGACGGCGTGGGCCTCGGCGCCGCGCGCGCCGCGGTGCGCGAGGCGCGCGAGCGCGACGAGCGCGCGCTCGACGATGGCCCGGCTGGCGCGCCCCGTCGCGTCGGCGACCAGGCTGACGCCACAGGCATCACGCTCGAGGCCTGGCCGGTAGAGCGGCACGGCGTCCGGGTGTCGGTGGGGCATGCATACTTATGCCAGAGTCGTCATGATGATCAAAATAGAGATTTGTCATGGATGCCATAACCAACACGTATCAATGAAGAAGTACAATCCGACTGCCGGCTGACGGCTGGCGACTGGCGGCCTGGTTGCAGGAATCGACGATTGCACGAATGACCTTCGCTTCACTCCCAGTGAGGTCGCCGATCACGGAGAAGACGGCGATCTTCATCGTGCTGGCCGGTAGCCGCTCGCCGGTCGTCGCAAGCCGAATGTCGGATTGGGGGTAGGATCCGACGATCCCATGGACCTGCGTCAACTCGAAATCATCCTGGCCATCGGCGAGGCCGGCTCGTTCACCGGCGCCGGCCGGCGCCTCAACGTCTCGCAGTCGGCCATCAGCCGCCAGGTGCTCCTGCTCGAGGACGAGCTCGGCGAGCCGCTGTTCCTGCGCGTCGGGCGCCGCGTCCGCTTCACGCAGGCCGGCGAGACGCTGTTGAAGCTCGCCCACCGCGTCTTCCAGGACATCAGGGAGACGGTGTCCATCATCACCGACAGCCAGGACACCATCGTCGGCACGCTGCGCCTCTTCGGTGGCATGACGGTGAGTCTCTACGTGTTCCCGGTGCTGCTGCGCGAGTTCCGGCGACTGCACCCGCAGGCCGACGTGAAGATCGAGGCCGGCTCGAGCGATCGCGGCGCGGCCATCGTCCGCGCGGGCGCCGCCGACCTCGGCCTGCTCACGCTGCCGGTCGACGCCCCCGACCTCGTCACCGTGCCCGCGCTCGAGGAGGAGCTGCTGCTCGTCGCCTCGCCCACGCACCCGATCGCGCGCAAGCGGCGCGTCCAGGCGAGCGACCTCCGGCGTCAGCCGTTCGTGCTCTTCGAGACCGGCTCGAACACGCGGAAGGTGATCGACGAGTTCTTCGTCCGCGAGGACATCGAGCCCCACCTGGTGATGGACACCGAGAACGTGGAGATCATCAAGGCGCTCGTGCGGGCCGGTCTCGGCATCACGATCGTGCCCTACCAGGCGGTGGCCCGCGAGGTGGCGCACGGGCAGTTCTTCTGCGCGCGCATCCAGGGCGAATCGCTGGTGCGGCGCACGGGGTGGGTGTACGCGCGGGCGAACCGCGTGCCGCGCGCGGTCCGGGAAATGCTGGCGACGTTCGAGCGGATCAAGCCGCGGCTGCGGGTCGGTCCACGGTAGAGAGAGGGCGCGGAGGGAGCAGGGGACGCAGGGGGTACCGCGAAGACGCGAAGGCGCAAAGACGCAGAGCCAAACGGTGTGGCTACGGCCGGCGGTAGGCCGCGAAGCGGCCCAACCGCGGGTGGGGCGAGCGGCGGCGCGATGAGCCGCCCACCAATGGAGGCATCACCCATCACGTGCGGTTCATCGCGCTGCCGCTCGCCCCACCCGCGGGCGCGGCTGCGCCGCGCCCGCCGGCTCTCCTCTGCGTCTCGGCGCCTCTGCGGTAACCCGCTACCGCCGCGGCCTCAGCACCATGCCGTCGGCGGCAACGCGCAGCGTGTAGTCCTCGCGCCCGCCCGGCGTGCCGAAGGTCGACACGCTGAAGCCCACGACGGTCGCCGTCCACGTGCCCGGCTCGGGATCGGCCACCGCGCACAGCTCGGGCGCGCGGCCCGTGTTGCACGAGTTGACGACCATCCCGCCCGGCGAGGTCAGGATCACGTCGATGTCGCTGATGGGATAGTGGCCGTTCATGTTCATCCACGTCAGCCGCGTCTCGAGCGTCGTCGTGCCCGCTGGCACCACCAGCTGGTACGTGTGGATGTCGCCGAAGTTGATCTTCGCCTTGGCGGTGTGCTGCGGCCACGGCTCCTGTGTCACCCAGGCCGCGACCTTGTACGAGACGGTGCCGGCGTTGGTCCAGTCACCGGTGGGCGTGATGCGCCACACACCGGCCTCGGGGCGGGTGAAGGTGTAGAGCCGCTCCGCGCCAGCCGGCACGAAGTCGCCAGCCACCCGGCGATCACGACGATGCACGGCCGAGCTCTGCACGCGAATGAACACGTCGTCGGTGAAGAACGGGTTCTGCTGATCGGGCGGCAACGCGGCGGTAACGTCGTAGAGACGCACGTAGAGCGTCTCGGCGTTCGCCGGGACGAGGATAGGAACGTCGGTGACCTCGGCCGGACGCACTCCGGTAAAGGAACGCGACACCGAACTGCCGTGCACCGGCACGCCCGCCCGCGCCATGTTGGCCTGCAGGTTGCGCGTGAAGTGCGCGGTCGCGTAGGTGTCGGGCACCATCCCGCCCTGCAGCAGCGCCAGCGCCGCCGCGGCGTCCACGAAGCCGGCGCCCTGGTCGTTTGGCGCCGCCGTTGGCACGACGGCGGGGTTGGCCGACATCAGGATGGCGTTGCGCACCTGCCGCGCGGTGGCACCTG
The window above is part of the Acidobacteriota bacterium genome. Proteins encoded here:
- a CDS encoding LysR family transcriptional regulator; the encoded protein is MDLRQLEIILAIGEAGSFTGAGRRLNVSQSAISRQVLLLEDELGEPLFLRVGRRVRFTQAGETLLKLAHRVFQDIRETVSIITDSQDTIVGTLRLFGGMTVSLYVFPVLLREFRRLHPQADVKIEAGSSDRGAAIVRAGAADLGLLTLPVDAPDLVTVPALEEELLLVASPTHPIARKRRVQASDLRRQPFVLFETGSNTRKVIDEFFVREDIEPHLVMDTENVEIIKALVRAGLGITIVPYQAVAREVAHGQFFCARIQGESLVRRTGWVYARANRVPRAVREMLATFERIKPRLRVGPR